A portion of the Calothrix sp. 336/3 genome contains these proteins:
- a CDS encoding GAF domain-containing protein: MALNPTSSENQALSSPQMQEQLQQHKALVRAIARIREAVDLDQIFQTTVTEVRQLLSADRVAVFQFYPQRDWEGEFVCEDVAEGWSSAIKEKVYDHCFGEQFAIHYQQGKVQAVADIYDAGLSDCHVEILGKFQVRANLIVPLLQYGELWGLLCVHQCREPREWQETEIEFVQQIGDHLTVGIQQANHLQEVKLQAAKLTHTTQSDRVIAQIVDKIRPTLDIDIVFQIATEEIRHLLQVERVAIFRFNSDWSGDFVAESFEDGWLPLVGIQPTINDTYLQRTQGGRYAHNQSLAIDDIYQAGLTDCHIVLLEEFQAKSFLTVPIMQGDKIWGILAAYQNSAPRHWESYETELLIKIGTQIGVALRHHLLLGQAQYQAEQQKALTSIITRIRESLDLDTIFQTTVTEVRQMLKADRVAVFRFEPSKDWEGEFIYEDIADGWDSVISKKVYDHCFGTHFATDYHQGRIQAVTDIYDAGLSNCHIDVLGQFQVRANLIVPLIKNGSLWGLLCVHQCKNPRDWQQEEVDFVRQIADNLGVALQHNQLLVDAHYQTEQQKALTEIISRIKKSLDLQIIFQTTINEVRQLLNADRVVIFRFDTNTNWEGEFICEDVVYGCESAITEKVYEYCFSENDVNLYLQGSVTAISDIYQNDFQTSYIEILEKFQVRANVVAPLLKNGELWGLLCIHKCHTPRNWLASEIEFVTQIAEQLAMAIQQDLYLKQVQNQAIQLAEANEREKAMERQKLLAETIDKIRKSLDIQTIFKTTTEAVRELLEVERVAIYQFNANWSGKFVADSFKNGWQAVSSHQPNQKMMFAAVDVDDENLLPRNETFVPISQGEKLWGLLVAYQNSQPRYWKEEETNLLAQVGVQLGIAIQQAELLEKTQQQATKLEQAITELQQTQSQLIQGEKMAGLGQLVAGVAHEINNPVNFIFGNLTYVREYTENLFNIIDVYQKYCSNIPELQAEIANFELDFLVKDLPRTIDSMHMGAERIRQIVLSLRNFSRTDEAEQKPANIHEGLDSTLLILRHRLQSNRDRPEIKIIKDYKELPLVECFPAQLNQVFMNLLSNSIDALEEKFASIKQKSIDSRTTIPEIPLNIWIRTTAVEGKVTVAIADNGLGIPEEVRSRIFNPFFTTKEVGKGTGLGLSISYQIITEKHNGRIECLSKSGQGTEFSIEIPTRQ; encoded by the coding sequence ATGGCTCTCAACCCCACTTCCTCGGAAAATCAGGCATTATCAAGCCCACAGATGCAAGAGCAGCTACAACAACACAAAGCATTAGTGAGGGCGATCGCGAGAATTCGAGAAGCGGTTGATTTAGATCAGATTTTTCAAACTACCGTTACAGAAGTTCGACAATTACTGAGTGCTGACAGGGTAGCAGTGTTTCAGTTTTACCCCCAACGGGATTGGGAGGGAGAATTTGTATGTGAGGATGTTGCAGAGGGTTGGAGTTCAGCAATTAAAGAAAAAGTTTATGATCACTGTTTTGGCGAACAATTTGCAATTCACTATCAACAGGGCAAAGTTCAAGCAGTGGCAGATATTTACGATGCTGGTTTGAGTGACTGCCATGTGGAAATTTTAGGTAAATTTCAGGTGCGGGCAAATTTGATAGTACCGTTGTTGCAATATGGAGAGTTGTGGGGATTGCTTTGTGTACATCAATGTCGAGAACCCCGTGAATGGCAGGAAACGGAAATTGAATTTGTTCAGCAAATCGGCGATCATTTGACAGTAGGGATTCAACAGGCGAATCATCTTCAGGAAGTTAAATTACAAGCGGCAAAATTAACTCACACAACCCAAAGCGATCGCGTAATTGCTCAAATAGTAGATAAAATCCGTCCTACCCTAGATATTGACATCGTATTTCAAATTGCTACAGAAGAAATTCGCCACCTACTCCAAGTTGAGCGAGTCGCTATTTTTCGCTTCAATAGCGATTGGAGTGGGGATTTTGTCGCCGAATCCTTCGAGGATGGATGGCTACCGTTAGTGGGAATTCAACCCACAATAAATGACACCTATTTGCAAAGAACTCAAGGAGGGCGTTACGCCCACAATCAATCCTTAGCAATTGATGATATCTATCAAGCGGGATTAACTGATTGTCATATAGTTCTGTTAGAAGAATTTCAGGCAAAATCCTTTTTAACAGTACCAATTATGCAGGGGGATAAAATTTGGGGCATACTTGCAGCTTACCAAAATTCTGCGCCCCGTCATTGGGAAAGTTATGAAACCGAATTATTAATAAAAATTGGTACACAAATTGGTGTAGCACTCCGACATCACCTTTTGTTAGGGCAGGCACAGTATCAAGCAGAACAACAAAAAGCTTTAACATCTATAATTACACGAATTCGAGAATCTCTTGATTTAGATACTATCTTTCAAACCACTGTGACTGAAGTTCGGCAGATGCTCAAAGCTGACAGAGTGGCAGTATTTCGCTTTGAGCCGTCAAAAGATTGGGAAGGTGAGTTTATTTACGAAGATATTGCAGATGGTTGGGATTCCGTAATTAGCAAAAAAGTTTACGATCATTGTTTTGGAACACATTTTGCCACGGATTATCATCAGGGACGTATCCAAGCAGTTACAGATATTTATGATGCAGGATTAAGCAATTGTCATATAGATGTTTTAGGTCAATTTCAAGTTCGAGCTAATTTAATTGTCCCATTAATTAAAAATGGTAGTTTATGGGGACTTCTATGCGTACATCAGTGTAAAAATCCCCGTGATTGGCAACAGGAAGAAGTTGATTTTGTTAGACAAATTGCTGATAATTTAGGAGTAGCATTACAGCATAATCAGTTATTAGTAGATGCTCACTATCAAACCGAACAGCAAAAAGCACTAACTGAAATTATCTCTCGTATTAAAAAGTCTCTAGATTTACAGATAATCTTCCAAACAACGATAAATGAAGTTCGTCAGTTATTGAACGCCGACCGAGTAGTAATTTTTCGATTTGATACTAATACCAATTGGGAAGGAGAATTCATTTGTGAAGATGTTGTTTATGGTTGCGAATCTGCAATTACAGAAAAGGTTTATGAATATTGTTTCAGTGAAAACGATGTAAATCTTTATCTTCAAGGTAGTGTAACCGCGATTTCTGATATTTATCAAAATGATTTTCAGACTTCCTATATTGAAATCTTAGAAAAATTTCAAGTTCGAGCTAATGTTGTCGCACCGTTATTAAAAAATGGTGAATTATGGGGATTATTATGTATTCATAAATGTCATACCCCTCGTAATTGGCTAGCTTCTGAAATTGAATTTGTCACTCAGATTGCTGAACAATTAGCAATGGCGATTCAGCAGGATTTATATTTGAAGCAAGTACAAAATCAAGCAATACAGTTAGCAGAAGCTAATGAGCGTGAAAAAGCCATGGAGCGGCAAAAACTACTTGCAGAAACCATTGATAAAATTCGTAAATCCTTAGATATTCAAACAATATTTAAGACGACAACTGAAGCTGTCAGAGAATTGTTAGAAGTTGAACGAGTGGCAATTTATCAATTTAATGCGAACTGGAGTGGTAAATTTGTCGCTGACTCCTTTAAAAATGGTTGGCAGGCAGTTTCATCTCATCAGCCGAATCAAAAAATGATGTTTGCTGCTGTTGATGTTGATGACGAAAATCTCCTACCTCGAAATGAAACTTTTGTTCCCATTTCCCAAGGTGAAAAACTCTGGGGACTATTAGTTGCTTATCAAAACTCTCAACCTCGTTATTGGAAAGAGGAAGAAACAAATTTACTTGCCCAGGTGGGTGTGCAATTAGGAATTGCTATTCAACAGGCAGAATTACTAGAAAAAACCCAACAGCAAGCAACAAAATTAGAACAAGCTATCACAGAGCTACAACAAACTCAATCTCAATTAATTCAAGGGGAAAAAATGGCTGGTTTGGGACAACTAGTAGCGGGGGTTGCCCATGAAATAAATAATCCCGTCAACTTTATTTTTGGTAACTTAACCTATGTCAGAGAATACACAGAAAACTTATTCAATATAATTGATGTTTACCAAAAATATTGTAGTAATATTCCAGAATTACAGGCAGAAATTGCCAACTTTGAGTTAGACTTTCTGGTGAAGGATTTGCCAAGAACTATTGATTCCATGCATATGGGTGCAGAAAGAATTCGTCAGATTGTCTTATCCTTGCGCAACTTCTCTCGTACCGATGAAGCGGAACAAAAACCAGCAAATATTCATGAGGGGTTGGATAGTACTTTATTAATTCTGAGACATCGACTGCAATCAAATCGCGATCGCCCAGAAATCAAAATCATCAAAGACTACAAAGAACTACCCTTGGTTGAATGCTTCCCTGCACAACTCAACCAGGTATTTATGAACCTACTCAGCAACAGTATCGACGCATTAGAAGAAAAATTTGCATCCATTAAACAAAAATCTATCGATTCTAGAACAACTATCCCGGAGATTCCCCTGAATATTTGGATTCGCACCACCGCAGTTGAAGGTAAAGTCACCGTGGCGATCGCTGATAATGGTTTGGGTATTCCTGAAGAAGTGCGATCGCGCATTTTTAACCCCTTCTTTACTACCAAGGAAGTTGGTAAAGGGACAGGCTTGGGTTTATCTATTAGCTATCAAATTATCACCGAAAAACATAACGGCAGAATCGAATGCTTGTCAAAATCAGGTCAGGGAACCGAATTTTCGATTGAAATACCAACTAGGCAATAG
- a CDS encoding Ycf66 family protein, translating to MLAHFLALAVGLGSIAIYMAAFFFPEIHRKNDFIWSGVGFFYALVLWVFAQRITGGLLLGHVASVALLGWLGGQTLVLRRQVIPKAQQTPIPGEMVAAGNTQEQITKLSPQTRLAKFQSSITGLFAGTKPPVEPKAPAEDNSANVAAIIDAVTEATEPMEMEEMITQSPENPEVVTTTPDMQVFVSSSKTVLQSPNTALMGETEDVTDVPEAQPVAETAPDVVETTPIPPTNPTDSETSSHG from the coding sequence ATGCTGGCACACTTTCTCGCCTTAGCAGTTGGTCTTGGGAGCATAGCTATTTACATGGCAGCTTTTTTCTTCCCTGAAATCCACCGTAAGAATGATTTTATTTGGAGTGGAGTGGGATTTTTTTATGCCTTAGTTCTATGGGTGTTTGCCCAACGCATCACAGGTGGATTATTACTGGGTCATGTGGCAAGTGTCGCTCTGTTGGGTTGGTTAGGTGGACAAACTCTGGTATTGCGAAGACAGGTAATACCGAAAGCACAACAAACACCCATACCCGGAGAGATGGTAGCTGCGGGTAATACCCAAGAACAAATCACTAAGCTCTCACCTCAAACTCGACTAGCTAAGTTCCAAAGTAGCATTACTGGGCTATTTGCAGGGACAAAACCTCCTGTGGAACCCAAAGCACCTGCTGAAGATAACAGCGCCAATGTGGCGGCAATTATTGATGCGGTGACGGAAGCAACGGAACCCATGGAAATGGAGGAGATGATAACTCAATCTCCAGAAAACCCAGAAGTTGTCACCACCACACCAGACATGCAAGTCTTTGTTTCTAGTAGTAAGACAGTACTACAATCACCAAATACAGCGCTAATGGGCGAGACTGAGGATGTCACAGATGTTCCGGAAGCTCAACCAGTCGCAGAGACTGCACCAGATGTAGTTGAAACTACTCCGATTCCTCCCACCAATCCGACGGATTCTGAGACTAGTTCCCATGGGTAA